One genomic window of Vicinamibacterales bacterium includes the following:
- a CDS encoding TM0106 family RecB-like putative nuclease, whose product MYASASKLILSPTDLSAFLGCRHRTALDLAVARGVLRKPDWDEAFTRALRERGLEHEQRYLAWLRAQGRTVVDLSGLQREITAAVAATREAMAAGVDVVYQAALAGDDWRGFADVLVRVDRPGALGGWSYEAHDTKLARETKGGTILQLSAYSDLLAAMQGVAPEHFHVVTPTPAGLTASAAEGAAPGQADAGTAGGQVALPLSSDERDGTAERSIHFAVETYRVDDYAAYVRRVRTDLLAMVADGHEAGFARTYPEPVEACELCRWWGRCNGRRRRDDHLTFVAGMSRAHAAEFTAQGAPTLAAAAALPLPLAFAPTRGSRETFERLVDQARLQHEQRTSGVPVHELLPVEPPLGLCRLPAPSPGDLFLDLEGAAFVRDGGREYLFGVWSAEGYAGQWACDDAEEHAAFEALMDRIERQWAAHPDMHVYHFSPYEPSALKRLMGRYASRADLLDRLLRGERFVDLLAVTRQALRAGVESYSIKQLEPFYGFVREVPLPDVRQHLTAIELALEANAIAGVPHATRDAVVGYNRDDCRSTQALRDWLERLRAGLEAGGTPVARPAPKDDQAPEDVGDLEARQQAARQRLLDGLSPEASLPSHPDHPRWLLAYLLDWHRREEKVEWWEHYRLAALSADDLFDEPSGVGGLEFVERVEVVRNKRTQKPTGSVVDRYRYPAQETEVARGKVRLPGGDIFGEVVDLDRTARTLDVKKGPAVAETHPPAIFASDPVSTVGLQKSLLVVCEAVDGVTCGRDLLHRRPPRLTSGVLPALPGEELVEHARRLAGSLDRTTLAVQGPPGAGKTYLGAQMIRALVAAGKRVGVVAPSHKVIVNLLDAVAEQAADAHETVRLGRKLGAGEEPDAAPAAGGEGHAPPIKGFKGNDDALTAIAERTVDVLGGTAWLWARPEFADAVDVLVVDEAGQFSLANALAVSPAASSLVLLGDPQQLNQPQKGSHPDGVDVSALQHVLGKDVQTMPGDRGLFLPHTWRMAPAVCGFTSEVFYQGRLDTAEGRERQVLTGTDGLDGAGLWWRPVSHDANRNWSGEEIEAIDRLVDRLVRPGAGWIDHESRAHPLTTGDILVVAPYNAHVNRLADRLGPRGVAVGTVDRFQGQEAPVVVYAMAASTPAEAPRGMEFLFSRHRLNVATSRAKCAAFVVASPALLSPECRTPRQMRLANALCRFVEMARSV is encoded by the coding sequence GAGGCGTTCACGCGGGCGCTGCGCGAGCGCGGGCTCGAGCACGAGCAGCGATACCTCGCGTGGTTGCGTGCGCAGGGGCGCACGGTCGTCGATCTCTCGGGGCTGCAGCGTGAGATCACGGCGGCGGTGGCGGCCACCCGGGAGGCGATGGCGGCCGGGGTGGATGTCGTCTACCAGGCGGCGCTGGCGGGTGACGACTGGCGCGGCTTCGCGGACGTGCTCGTCCGGGTGGATCGGCCAGGCGCCCTGGGCGGGTGGAGCTACGAGGCGCACGACACGAAGCTGGCGCGCGAGACCAAGGGCGGCACCATCCTGCAGTTGTCGGCCTACTCGGACTTGCTGGCGGCGATGCAGGGCGTGGCGCCCGAGCACTTTCACGTGGTCACGCCGACGCCGGCAGGACTCACCGCGTCGGCCGCGGAGGGCGCCGCGCCGGGGCAGGCCGATGCCGGCACGGCAGGCGGGCAGGTCGCGCTCCCGCTGTCCAGCGACGAGCGGGACGGGACGGCCGAGCGCTCCATCCACTTCGCCGTCGAGACATACCGCGTGGACGACTACGCGGCCTATGTCCGGCGCGTTCGGACCGATCTGCTGGCGATGGTCGCGGATGGGCACGAAGCGGGATTCGCGCGGACCTACCCGGAGCCCGTGGAGGCGTGCGAGCTGTGCCGCTGGTGGGGGCGCTGCAACGGCCGTCGCCGACGGGACGACCATTTGACCTTCGTGGCCGGGATGTCGCGCGCGCACGCGGCCGAGTTCACGGCGCAGGGTGCGCCGACGCTCGCCGCCGCCGCGGCGCTGCCGCTGCCGCTCGCGTTCGCGCCCACGCGTGGGTCCCGGGAGACGTTCGAGCGGCTGGTGGACCAGGCACGGCTGCAGCACGAGCAGCGGACCTCCGGTGTGCCCGTCCACGAGCTGCTGCCCGTGGAGCCGCCGCTCGGGCTCTGCCGCCTGCCCGCGCCGTCGCCGGGGGACCTCTTCCTGGACCTCGAAGGCGCGGCCTTCGTGCGCGATGGCGGGCGCGAGTACCTGTTCGGAGTGTGGTCGGCCGAGGGCTACGCGGGCCAGTGGGCTTGCGACGACGCGGAGGAGCATGCCGCGTTCGAGGCGCTGATGGACCGCATCGAGCGGCAGTGGGCGGCGCATCCGGACATGCACGTCTACCACTTCTCGCCGTACGAGCCGTCGGCGCTGAAGCGGCTGATGGGGCGCTACGCCTCGCGCGCGGATCTCTTGGATCGCCTGCTGCGGGGCGAACGCTTCGTGGACCTGCTGGCGGTGACGCGGCAGGCCCTCCGCGCGGGCGTGGAGAGCTACTCGATCAAGCAGCTCGAGCCGTTCTACGGGTTCGTCCGCGAGGTCCCCCTGCCAGACGTCCGGCAGCACCTCACGGCCATCGAGCTGGCGCTCGAGGCCAACGCCATCGCCGGAGTGCCGCACGCCACGCGCGACGCCGTCGTCGGCTACAACCGCGACGACTGCCGGTCCACGCAGGCGCTGCGTGACTGGCTGGAACGGCTGCGCGCCGGGCTCGAGGCCGGCGGCACGCCGGTGGCCCGGCCAGCGCCGAAGGACGACCAGGCGCCGGAGGACGTCGGGGACCTGGAGGCGCGGCAGCAGGCGGCACGGCAACGGCTCCTGGACGGCCTGTCGCCGGAGGCGAGTCTGCCGTCGCATCCGGACCATCCACGCTGGCTGCTCGCGTACCTGCTCGACTGGCACCGGCGCGAGGAGAAGGTGGAGTGGTGGGAGCACTACCGGCTGGCCGCGCTGTCCGCGGACGACCTGTTCGACGAACCCTCCGGCGTCGGCGGCCTGGAGTTCGTGGAGCGCGTGGAGGTCGTCCGCAACAAGCGGACCCAGAAGCCCACCGGGTCGGTCGTGGACCGCTATCGCTACCCCGCGCAGGAGACGGAGGTGGCGCGCGGGAAGGTGCGGCTGCCTGGGGGCGACATCTTCGGCGAGGTGGTCGATCTCGATCGGACGGCGCGCACGCTCGACGTCAAGAAGGGGCCCGCCGTCGCGGAGACGCATCCGCCGGCGATCTTCGCCTCCGATCCGGTCAGCACCGTGGGGCTGCAGAAATCGCTGCTCGTCGTCTGCGAGGCCGTGGACGGCGTCACCTGCGGCAGGGATCTCCTGCACCGCCGGCCGCCGCGCCTCACGAGCGGCGTGCTGCCGGCCTTGCCGGGTGAGGAGCTGGTGGAGCACGCGCGTCGGCTGGCGGGATCGCTCGACCGGACGACCCTGGCCGTGCAGGGGCCGCCCGGCGCCGGCAAGACGTATCTCGGCGCGCAGATGATCCGGGCGCTCGTGGCGGCGGGGAAGCGCGTCGGCGTCGTGGCGCCGAGCCACAAGGTGATCGTCAATCTCCTGGACGCGGTCGCCGAGCAGGCGGCCGACGCTCACGAGACCGTGCGGCTCGGGCGCAAGCTGGGTGCGGGCGAGGAGCCGGACGCGGCCCCGGCCGCGGGCGGCGAGGGCCACGCGCCTCCAATCAAGGGATTCAAGGGCAACGACGACGCGCTCACCGCCATTGCCGAGCGCACCGTCGACGTCCTGGGCGGGACGGCCTGGCTCTGGGCGCGCCCGGAGTTCGCGGATGCCGTGGACGTCCTGGTGGTGGACGAGGCCGGCCAGTTCTCGCTGGCCAACGCGCTCGCCGTGTCGCCGGCCGCCAGCAGCCTCGTGCTGCTCGGCGACCCGCAGCAGTTGAATCAGCCGCAGAAGGGCAGCCATCCCGACGGCGTGGACGTGTCCGCCCTGCAGCACGTCCTGGGGAAGGACGTCCAGACGATGCCCGGGGACCGCGGCCTGTTCCTGCCGCACACGTGGCGCATGGCGCCGGCCGTGTGCGGGTTCACGTCCGAGGTGTTCTATCAGGGGCGACTGGATACAGCGGAGGGACGCGAGCGGCAGGTGCTCACGGGCACCGACGGCCTCGACGGCGCGGGCCTGTGGTGGCGCCCCGTCAGTCACGACGCGAACCGCAACTGGTCCGGAGAAGAGATCGAGGCGATCGACCGGCTCGTCGACAGGCTGGTGCGGCCAGGCGCGGGGTGGATCGACCACGAGAGCCGCGCTCATCCCCTCACCACCGGCGACATCCTGGTCGTGGCGCCCTACAACGCGCACGTCAACCGGCTGGCCGATCGGCTCGGCCCGCGCGGCGTGGCCGTCGGCACCGTGGACCGGTTCCAGGGGCAGGAGGCGCCCGTCGTCGTCTACGCGATGGCGGCGTCCACACCGGCTGAGGCTCCGCGCGGGATGGAGTTCCTGTTCAGCCGCCACCGGCTCAACGTGGCGACGTCGCGGGCGAAGTGCGCGGCGTTCGTCGTGGCGAGTCCCGCGCTGCTGTCGCCGGAGTGCCGCACGCCGCGGCAGATGCGCCTGGCCAACGCGCTGTGCCGGTTCGTGGAGATGGCGCGCTCGGTGTGA
- a CDS encoding PHB depolymerase family esterase, giving the protein MSHLNRRRFLTTAALGAAVVSHRVARASANQAPAQTPPQPPATPDAIPYGQTKLGLSDDLRDGSLYVPKSYRDETPAPVMVMLHGYSGWGDDMKSIFALAEEFGVVIVAPDSRDVTWGRSAPGFDQDVRFIGAAFRKAAQTLNLDPDKVALGGRSDGAGYALSMGLAYGNTFNHLIVIAGGMMAPVRRQGKPKIFMAHGIQDTQMPIDRTGRLFQKQLKDEGYDVTYREYDGGHATPVEVVREAFVWLTGRKD; this is encoded by the coding sequence ATGAGCCACCTGAATCGGCGTCGGTTCCTGACGACTGCCGCCCTCGGGGCCGCAGTGGTCTCGCATCGCGTGGCTCGCGCCTCGGCCAACCAGGCACCTGCCCAGACACCGCCGCAGCCGCCGGCGACGCCCGACGCGATTCCCTACGGCCAGACCAAGCTCGGGCTGAGCGACGACCTGCGCGACGGGTCGCTGTACGTGCCGAAGAGCTACCGCGACGAGACGCCGGCCCCGGTGATGGTGATGCTGCACGGGTACAGCGGCTGGGGCGACGACATGAAGTCGATCTTCGCGCTGGCCGAGGAGTTCGGCGTGGTGATCGTGGCGCCGGATTCCCGCGACGTGACGTGGGGGCGGTCGGCGCCGGGCTTCGACCAGGACGTGCGCTTCATCGGCGCGGCGTTCCGCAAGGCCGCGCAGACGCTGAACCTCGACCCGGACAAGGTGGCCCTCGGCGGGCGGAGCGACGGCGCGGGCTACGCGCTGTCGATGGGCCTGGCCTACGGCAACACGTTCAATCACCTGATCGTGATCGCGGGCGGGATGATGGCGCCGGTCAGGCGTCAGGGGAAGCCGAAGATCTTCATGGCCCACGGCATCCAGGACACGCAGATGCCCATCGACCGGACGGGCCGGCTCTTCCAGAAGCAACTGAAGGACGAGGGCTACGACGTCACCTACCGCGAGTACGACGGCGGGCACGCCACCCCGGTGGAGGTCGTGCGCGAGGCCTTCGTCTGGCTGACGGGCAGGAAGGACTGA
- a CDS encoding amidohydrolase: MTKDQRNRREFMHLAGLGAAGAAGAIGGPMLGARGATAAATQAAAASGLVPDMIVVNASVYTMDPAAPRAEAFAVKDGRFVAVGSTSDVRNLATSQTQVFDAKGMTIVPGFIDCHNHAGGETLLYDVLVGNPFEVEFVSILSIVGKLKARADQTPPGTWVEGYFFDDTKLKDERPLHKRDLDEVSRDHPVVVRHRGGHTSFYNSKALEMAGITKNTPNPMGGTYDKDPNGELNGRVTDTATAPLRKIGKRPVYSAAEQEKRARDGIAYISKQFARYGLTSVHHESGDMAAIQDVRARGDLVHRVSYEANGQMLDAMIANGIKTGLGDEWIRFGATSEHTVDGSFSERTMSLSVPYPDRKDGYKGNVTSTQADLDAWVEKVHRAGIQVNCHANGDVAIDMYMTAFEKAQQKFPRANARPKITHCTLITDDLVRRIKALGAVPAMFTTYAYYNPDKFVYYGEDLMKRCMAYRSMLDAGVYACAGSDFSPGPFAPLMGVQGMVTRKGWDGKTWGANQKISVSEAIAVNTYNGAWASLEEGIKGSITAGKLADYVVLAEDPHTVDVEKIKDIQIVRTVVGGKISHQA, translated from the coding sequence ATGACCAAGGACCAGCGCAACCGCCGCGAGTTCATGCACCTGGCCGGCCTGGGAGCGGCCGGCGCCGCCGGCGCGATCGGCGGGCCGATGCTGGGGGCGCGCGGCGCCACCGCGGCGGCCACCCAGGCAGCCGCGGCGAGTGGCCTCGTGCCGGACATGATCGTGGTGAACGCCTCGGTCTACACGATGGATCCCGCCGCGCCGCGCGCCGAGGCCTTCGCCGTGAAGGACGGCCGGTTCGTGGCCGTCGGCTCGACGTCGGACGTGCGGAACCTGGCGACGAGCCAGACCCAGGTGTTCGACGCCAAGGGCATGACCATCGTGCCGGGCTTCATCGACTGCCACAACCACGCGGGCGGCGAGACGCTGCTCTACGACGTGCTCGTCGGCAATCCCTTCGAGGTGGAGTTCGTCAGCATCCTGAGCATCGTCGGCAAGCTGAAGGCGCGCGCCGACCAGACGCCGCCCGGCACCTGGGTGGAGGGCTACTTCTTCGACGACACGAAGCTGAAGGACGAGCGGCCCCTCCACAAGCGGGACCTGGACGAGGTGTCGCGCGACCATCCGGTGGTGGTGCGCCACCGCGGGGGCCACACGTCGTTCTACAACTCGAAGGCCCTCGAGATGGCCGGCATCACGAAGAACACGCCGAACCCGATGGGCGGCACCTACGACAAGGACCCGAACGGCGAGCTGAACGGCCGCGTGACCGACACGGCCACGGCGCCCCTCCGCAAGATCGGCAAGCGGCCCGTGTACTCGGCCGCCGAGCAGGAGAAGCGCGCGCGGGACGGCATCGCCTACATCTCGAAGCAGTTCGCGCGCTACGGGCTCACGAGCGTGCACCACGAGAGCGGCGACATGGCGGCCATCCAGGACGTCCGCGCGCGCGGCGATCTCGTGCACCGCGTGAGCTACGAGGCCAACGGCCAGATGCTGGACGCCATGATCGCCAACGGGATCAAGACCGGCCTCGGCGACGAGTGGATCCGCTTCGGCGCCACCTCCGAGCACACGGTGGACGGATCGTTCTCCGAGCGCACCATGTCGCTGAGCGTGCCGTATCCCGACCGGAAGGACGGGTACAAGGGCAACGTCACGTCCACGCAGGCGGATCTGGACGCATGGGTGGAGAAGGTGCACCGCGCCGGCATCCAGGTGAACTGCCACGCCAACGGCGACGTGGCCATCGACATGTACATGACGGCGTTCGAGAAGGCGCAGCAGAAGTTCCCGCGCGCCAACGCCCGGCCGAAGATCACGCACTGCACGCTCATCACCGACGACCTGGTGCGCCGCATCAAGGCGCTGGGCGCGGTGCCGGCGATGTTCACGACCTACGCCTACTACAACCCCGACAAGTTCGTGTACTACGGCGAGGACCTGATGAAGCGGTGCATGGCCTACCGCTCGATGCTCGACGCGGGCGTGTACGCGTGCGCGGGCTCGGACTTCAGCCCGGGCCCGTTCGCGCCGCTCATGGGCGTCCAGGGCATGGTGACGCGCAAGGGCTGGGACGGGAAGACCTGGGGCGCCAACCAGAAGATCAGCGTCAGCGAGGCGATCGCCGTGAACACCTACAACGGGGCGTGGGCGTCGCTGGAGGAAGGCATCAAGGGGTCGATCACGGCCGGCAAGCTCGCCGACTACGTCGTGCTCGCCGAGGACCCGCACACGGTGGACGTCGAGAAGATCAAGGACATCCAGATCGTGCGGACTGTGGTCGGCGGGAAGATCTCCCACCAGGCCTGA
- a CDS encoding cyclase family protein, translating into MRTRLLVALAVSLTVTAWVQTAAPPRQTAAEPPILTPGPAAARTPATEAEFDTYFHQVKNWGRWGANDELGAANLITEAKRKQAASLVRSGRAVGLAHPPLTMKDLDNASPFEHTMNRGFSTDTYRVSYHGYAHSHLDALCHILYKDQTYNGYARADVNTEAGCTKLGIQGFRNGYVTRGILMDMARLKRLPYLEPGTPLFVEDLEAWEKRAGVKVGPGDALLVRTGRWARRAAVGPWAVGRNAAGLHASTAAWLKARGVALIGSDDALDVVPSLVTGVNLPVHTLVITALGINILDNQDLEALGELAAAEKRWEFMLTVAPVPVTGGTGFPVNALATF; encoded by the coding sequence ATGCGCACCCGCCTGCTCGTGGCCCTGGCCGTGTCTCTGACTGTCACCGCGTGGGTCCAGACGGCCGCGCCTCCCCGGCAGACCGCCGCCGAACCGCCCATCCTGACGCCGGGGCCGGCGGCCGCGCGGACGCCGGCCACCGAGGCCGAGTTCGACACCTATTTCCACCAGGTGAAGAACTGGGGGCGCTGGGGTGCGAACGACGAGCTCGGTGCGGCCAACCTGATCACGGAGGCGAAGCGGAAGCAGGCGGCGTCGCTCGTGCGCTCGGGACGCGCCGTCGGCCTCGCGCACCCGCCGCTCACCATGAAGGACCTCGACAACGCGAGTCCCTTCGAGCACACGATGAACCGCGGGTTCTCCACCGACACCTACCGCGTGTCGTACCACGGGTACGCGCACAGCCACCTCGACGCGCTGTGCCACATCCTCTACAAGGACCAGACCTACAACGGCTACGCCAGGGCCGACGTGAACACCGAGGCCGGCTGCACGAAGCTGGGCATCCAGGGCTTCCGGAACGGGTACGTCACGCGCGGCATCCTGATGGACATGGCGCGCCTGAAGAGGCTGCCGTACCTGGAGCCGGGCACGCCGCTCTTCGTCGAGGACCTGGAGGCGTGGGAGAAACGCGCCGGCGTGAAGGTGGGGCCCGGTGACGCCCTGCTGGTCAGGACCGGGCGCTGGGCGCGCCGCGCCGCGGTCGGCCCCTGGGCCGTGGGCCGCAACGCCGCCGGCCTGCACGCGTCCACGGCGGCGTGGCTCAAGGCGCGCGGCGTGGCCCTCATCGGCAGCGACGACGCGCTCGACGTCGTTCCGTCGCTCGTCACGGGCGTGAACCTGCCCGTGCACACGCTGGTCATCACGGCGCTCGGGATCAACATCCTCGACAACCAGGATCTCGAAGCGCTGGGCGAGCTGGCCGCCGCCGAGAAGCGCTGGGAGTTCATGCTGACCGTGGCGCCCGTGCCCGTCACCGGCGGCACCGGGTTCCCCGTGAACGCGCTCGCGACGTTCTGA
- a CDS encoding DinB family protein, whose amino-acid sequence MTYYGSAHMAEAFRTVRRNTIQTAQDIPADKYDQPMADGMMTVAAVLAHLAASTNFHRMVHGVDAKTHLSFEDFGAYMAQAKQIEASLTTKDAIIAALTTRGEEFAAFLDSLTEEQLAQHVTFPPPLQPPSKSRFEMLLGAKEHEMHHRAQLMVAQRAMGVTPHLTRRRQEAMAARAAAAQPAS is encoded by the coding sequence ATGACCTACTACGGCAGCGCGCACATGGCCGAGGCGTTCCGCACGGTGCGCCGCAACACCATCCAGACCGCCCAGGACATTCCCGCCGACAAGTACGACCAGCCGATGGCCGACGGCATGATGACCGTGGCCGCCGTGCTGGCGCACCTGGCGGCGAGCACGAACTTCCACCGGATGGTGCACGGCGTGGATGCCAAGACCCATCTGTCGTTCGAGGACTTCGGCGCCTACATGGCGCAGGCGAAGCAGATCGAGGCGTCGCTCACGACGAAGGACGCGATCATCGCCGCCCTGACGACGCGCGGCGAGGAGTTCGCGGCGTTCCTCGACTCGCTCACCGAGGAGCAGCTCGCCCAGCACGTCACCTTCCCGCCGCCGCTCCAGCCGCCGAGCAAGTCGCGCTTCGAGATGCTGCTCGGTGCCAAGGAGCACGAGATGCACCACCGCGCGCAGCTCATGGTGGCGCAGCGGGCGATGGGCGTCACGCCGCACCTCACGCGCCGGCGCCAGGAAGCGATGGCCGCCCGGGCGGCCGCGGCGCAGCCCGCGAGCTGA
- a CDS encoding DEAD/DEAH box helicase: MTPAPPARPRRRRRGGPPGGRRKTSSTPAPLPQVDIATDIPWELGDDVPPVTFASLGLDTRLMAGCHDMGYQETRPVQTTVIPLALQNLDVVACAETGTGKTLGFVVPILQRLLIEQPPYHDPLREPYTRALILAPTRELASQIEDTIVGLTYHTPCSSAPVYGGVEMWPQERALKAGVDIVVATPGRLMDHMRHDSCDFTRVQTLVLDEADRMLDMGFWPDVRKILGALPKDRQTLLFSATMPNEVVTLAREMQRSARYVQIGRRQGAARTITHAMEEVETRDKVERLARFIKDEADGPVLVFVRTKIGADKVARNLQAKGVRAAALHADRTQQDRQRAVEGFRSGAHPVLVATDIAARGLDIDGIAVVVNFEVPDTKESYVHRVGRTGRAGSSGRALTLVAPDQRREWKAMETALGLTLA; this comes from the coding sequence TTGACGCCCGCGCCACCCGCCCGTCCTCGTCGCCGGCGCCGCGGCGGTCCCCCCGGGGGACGCCGCAAGACCTCCTCGACGCCCGCCCCGCTGCCCCAGGTCGACATCGCCACCGACATCCCGTGGGAGCTCGGCGACGACGTGCCGCCGGTCACCTTCGCGTCCCTGGGACTCGACACCCGGCTCATGGCCGGCTGCCACGACATGGGCTACCAGGAAACGCGCCCGGTGCAGACCACGGTCATCCCGCTCGCGCTCCAGAACCTCGACGTGGTCGCGTGCGCCGAGACGGGCACGGGCAAGACGCTGGGCTTCGTCGTGCCGATCCTGCAGCGCCTGCTCATCGAGCAGCCCCCGTACCACGACCCGCTCCGCGAGCCCTACACGCGCGCCCTCATCCTGGCGCCCACGCGTGAGCTGGCCTCGCAGATCGAGGACACGATCGTCGGCCTCACCTACCATACGCCCTGCTCGAGCGCGCCGGTGTACGGCGGCGTCGAGATGTGGCCGCAGGAACGGGCGCTGAAGGCGGGCGTGGACATCGTGGTGGCGACGCCGGGCCGGCTCATGGATCACATGCGCCACGACTCCTGCGACTTCACGCGCGTGCAGACGCTGGTGCTCGACGAGGCCGACCGGATGCTCGACATGGGCTTCTGGCCCGACGTCCGCAAGATCCTGGGCGCGCTGCCCAAGGATCGCCAGACGCTGCTCTTCTCGGCCACGATGCCGAACGAGGTCGTGACGCTCGCGCGCGAGATGCAGCGCAGCGCGCGCTACGTGCAGATCGGCCGGCGGCAGGGCGCGGCGCGGACCATCACGCACGCGATGGAAGAAGTGGAGACGCGCGACAAGGTGGAGCGCCTGGCGCGGTTCATCAAGGACGAGGCGGACGGTCCGGTGCTGGTGTTCGTGCGGACCAAGATCGGCGCCGACAAGGTGGCTCGCAACCTGCAGGCCAAGGGCGTGCGCGCGGCGGCCCTGCACGCGGACCGCACGCAGCAGGATCGGCAGCGCGCGGTCGAGGGCTTCCGGTCCGGCGCGCATCCGGTCCTGGTCGCCACCGACATCGCGGCGCGCGGGCTGGACATCGACGGCATCGCGGTGGTGGTGAACTTCGAGGTGCCGGACACCAAGGAGAGCTACGTGCACCGCGTGGGACGCACCGGCCGTGCCGGCAGCAGCGGCCGCGCGCTGACACTCGTCGCACCCGATCAGCGGCGCGAATGGAAGGCCATGGAGACGGCACTTGGACTCACACTGGCCTGA
- the infA gene encoding translation initiation factor IF-1 yields MSKDDLIDMQGTVVAVHSGGLYRVQTESGHEVLAQLSGRMRRFRIKVVPGDRVTVGVSPYDPVRGIITFRAR; encoded by the coding sequence TTGAGCAAAGACGATCTAATCGACATGCAGGGCACCGTGGTGGCCGTTCACAGCGGCGGCCTCTACCGTGTGCAAACCGAATCCGGGCACGAAGTGCTGGCGCAGCTGAGCGGCCGCATGCGCCGCTTCCGTATCAAGGTCGTCCCCGGCGACCGCGTGACCGTGGGCGTTTCGCCCTATGACCCGGTGCGCGGCATCATCACCTTCCGCGCCCGTTGA
- a CDS encoding NAD(P)H-binding protein — translation MHVFLTGSTGYVGSAVLDALVRGGHSVTALVRDPERAARIEARGATPLMGELAGPQRYAAAVADADVVVHTALDEGPRRTPSDRTFLDAVLPALQAASAPRTFVYTSGIWVLGQCQAPVDEEASTEGAAAYSAWRVPHEALVLQAATPTLRTAIVRPGILYGGGRGIVSDMLKDALNGLVRVVGEGRNRWPLVYERDLGDLYARIVASPDASGVFHATDDQDERLGDIAEAIASHVDPSADIRYVPLPEALSKMGPYAEALALDQVVRSPRARALGWAPTMRGITGNAPRLFEEFRRAASRG, via the coding sequence ATGCACGTCTTCCTCACTGGCAGCACCGGATACGTGGGATCGGCTGTCCTCGACGCCCTCGTGCGCGGCGGCCACTCGGTCACGGCCCTGGTGCGCGATCCCGAGCGGGCGGCCCGGATCGAGGCGCGCGGCGCCACGCCCCTCATGGGCGAACTGGCCGGGCCGCAGCGCTATGCCGCGGCGGTGGCCGACGCCGACGTGGTCGTGCACACGGCGCTCGACGAAGGGCCCCGGCGGACGCCGTCGGACCGCACGTTCCTCGACGCGGTGCTTCCGGCCCTGCAGGCCGCGAGTGCGCCCCGCACGTTCGTCTACACCTCCGGCATCTGGGTGCTCGGCCAGTGCCAGGCGCCCGTCGACGAAGAGGCCAGCACCGAGGGCGCGGCCGCCTACTCCGCGTGGCGCGTGCCCCACGAGGCGCTGGTGCTGCAGGCCGCCACGCCGACGCTCCGCACGGCGATCGTGCGTCCGGGGATCCTGTACGGCGGCGGCCGCGGCATCGTGTCCGACATGCTCAAGGACGCGCTGAACGGCCTCGTGCGCGTGGTGGGCGAAGGCCGGAACCGGTGGCCCCTGGTCTACGAGCGCGACCTCGGCGATCTCTACGCGCGTATCGTGGCGTCGCCGGACGCCTCCGGCGTCTTCCACGCCACCGACGATCAGGACGAGCGGCTCGGCGACATCGCCGAGGCGATCGCGTCGCACGTCGATCCCTCGGCCGACATCCGCTACGTGCCCCTTCCGGAAGCACTCTCCAAGATGGGGCCCTACGCCGAGGCGCTGGCGCTGGATCAGGTCGTCCGCAGCCCGCGCGCGCGGGCGCTCGGCTGGGCGCCGACGATGCGGGGCATCACGGGCAACGCGCCCCGCCTCTTCGAGGAGTTCCGGCGCGCCGCGAGCCGCGGGTGA